From Pseudomonas sp. StFLB209, a single genomic window includes:
- a CDS encoding amidotransferase translates to MPLRICILETDVLRPELVDQYQSYGRMFERLFARQPIEARFVIHNVMQGDYPAEGERFDAYLVTGSKADSFGSDPWIQTLKVYLLGLYERGEKLLGVCFGHQLLALLLGGQSERAAQGWGVGIHHYRLGNEAAWMTPALENLTLLISHQDQVTRLPENATVIASSEFCPFAAYHINDQVLCFQGHPEFIHDYSRALMDIRQESLGAALYDRAVTSLVEDHHGSIVGEWMMRFVAHKTV, encoded by the coding sequence ATGCCGTTACGTATCTGCATCCTGGAAACCGATGTCCTGCGCCCGGAACTGGTCGATCAATATCAAAGCTATGGCCGCATGTTCGAGCGGCTGTTCGCCCGCCAACCGATCGAGGCCCGGTTCGTTATCCATAATGTGATGCAGGGCGATTACCCGGCCGAAGGCGAGCGCTTTGATGCCTACCTGGTGACCGGCAGCAAGGCCGATTCGTTTGGGAGCGATCCGTGGATCCAGACCCTCAAGGTCTATCTTCTGGGGCTGTACGAGCGAGGTGAAAAACTGCTGGGTGTCTGCTTCGGCCATCAACTGCTGGCCTTGCTGCTGGGCGGCCAGAGCGAGCGTGCTGCCCAGGGGTGGGGCGTCGGTATTCATCACTACCGGTTGGGCAATGAGGCGGCATGGATGACTCCGGCGCTTGAGAACCTGACACTGCTGATCAGCCACCAGGACCAGGTCACCCGCCTGCCGGAAAACGCGACAGTGATTGCCTCAAGCGAGTTCTGCCCGTTCGCGGCCTATCACATTAATGATCAGGTGCTGTGCTTCCAGGGCCACCCCGAGTTCATCCATGACTATTCCAGAGCGTTGATGGACATTCGTCAGGAGTCACTGGGCGCGGCCCTGTACGACCGCGCAGTGACCAGCCTGGTGGAGGATCACCACGGCAGTATCGTGGGTGAATGGATGATGCGCTTTGTGGCGCACAAGACCGTTTAG